In one Trichlorobacter lovleyi SZ genomic region, the following are encoded:
- a CDS encoding transglycosylase domain-containing protein — protein sequence MTPCTGRRYGEDAVQSSLFQCWAITFTCLAVFGGSSALAQEPIAAYPILPTGYHSIKVFDSQSRFVGRLLPEKRYWVSIDRIPLFLQKAIVAVEDARFYEHGGVDLRGIARAAVKNVVRGRLAEGGSTITQQLIKNKYLSSEKTLDRKVNEGLMALEFEKKYTKKQILEMYLNEIYYGNGAWGIAQAARIYFDKSPEELTDIECSFLAGIPKNPGRYNPLGKPADVARRRSIVLQRMVDVGVLSSSQLRQQISHTAAPVPPNRAPWYLGLVQSKLVERYGPAVFEQGGLEVTTAMDLGLQLKAEQIVHDSVVKLSPQLQGALVALEPATGNLLAAVGGTSYVKGGFNRALQAKRQPGSAIKPLIYAAALEQGVTAASLWNDAAVSYPQGNGENWTPRNYDGKAHGTMTLRQALASSNNVIAVKLLETIGIPAFTELAAKNGLALHGNNLSLALGTEEVTLHDLVLAYAPFATGGVRTEPRSILRIYETYRKNWFENTTGSSQALSPANAFITTSMLKDVLTSGTAKGLKTFSQKYPAAGKTGTTNDYHDAWFVGYTPHLVTGVWVGHDQPRSGGKGFTGGAVAAPIWERFMRQALAGKPADDFTRPDSVVSVSVDPVNALLATPACPAKREEFFVSGTEPDDYCPMHGGEPAAAPAATPPAPPAPASIP from the coding sequence ATGACGCCCTGTACCGGGAGGCGTTACGGAGAAGACGCGGTGCAGAGTAGTCTGTTTCAGTGTTGGGCCATCACCTTCACCTGTCTGGCTGTCTTTGGGGGCTCATCAGCGCTGGCCCAGGAACCGATTGCCGCCTACCCGATCCTGCCGACCGGCTACCATTCCATCAAGGTCTTTGACAGCCAGAGCCGTTTTGTCGGCCGGCTGCTGCCTGAAAAACGCTACTGGGTCAGCATTGACCGGATTCCCCTCTTTCTGCAAAAGGCGATTGTTGCGGTTGAGGATGCCCGCTTTTATGAACATGGCGGCGTTGATCTACGCGGTATCGCCCGGGCTGCCGTCAAAAACGTGGTCAGGGGGCGACTGGCTGAAGGCGGTTCCACCATCACTCAGCAGTTGATCAAGAATAAATATCTCAGCAGCGAAAAGACCCTTGATCGCAAGGTCAACGAAGGGCTGATGGCGCTTGAGTTTGAAAAGAAGTACACCAAGAAGCAGATCCTGGAGATGTACCTGAACGAGATCTACTATGGCAATGGCGCCTGGGGCATTGCCCAGGCTGCCCGGATCTATTTTGACAAGAGTCCTGAAGAACTGACCGATATTGAGTGTTCATTCCTGGCCGGCATTCCCAAAAACCCCGGCCGCTACAACCCGCTGGGCAAACCTGCCGATGTGGCCAGACGGCGTTCGATTGTGCTGCAAAGGATGGTTGATGTGGGGGTGCTGTCCAGCAGCCAGCTGCGCCAGCAGATCAGCCACACGGCGGCACCGGTTCCACCCAATCGCGCCCCCTGGTATCTGGGGCTGGTACAGTCAAAGCTGGTTGAACGTTATGGTCCGGCGGTTTTTGAGCAGGGTGGGCTTGAGGTCACCACAGCCATGGACCTGGGGCTGCAGCTCAAGGCAGAGCAGATTGTGCATGACAGTGTGGTCAAGCTGTCCCCCCAGCTACAGGGGGCGTTGGTTGCACTGGAACCGGCTACCGGAAACCTGCTGGCAGCTGTTGGCGGCACCAGCTATGTGAAGGGTGGTTTTAACCGGGCATTGCAGGCCAAACGTCAACCCGGTTCGGCCATCAAGCCGTTGATCTATGCGGCCGCCCTGGAACAGGGGGTGACCGCAGCAAGCCTCTGGAATGATGCGGCAGTCAGCTACCCGCAAGGTAACGGTGAAAACTGGACCCCCCGCAATTATGACGGCAAGGCCCATGGCACCATGACCCTGCGCCAGGCCTTGGCAAGCTCAAACAACGTGATTGCGGTCAAACTGCTGGAGACCATCGGTATCCCAGCCTTTACGGAGCTTGCTGCGAAAAACGGACTGGCCCTGCATGGCAACAATCTTTCACTGGCACTGGGTACCGAAGAGGTTACCCTCCATGATCTGGTACTGGCCTACGCACCGTTTGCAACCGGCGGTGTGCGTACCGAACCGCGCTCCATCCTGCGGATCTACGAGACCTACCGCAAAAACTGGTTTGAAAACACAACCGGCAGCAGTCAGGCCCTCTCACCGGCCAACGCCTTCATTACCACCAGCATGCTTAAGGATGTCTTGACCAGCGGCACTGCCAAAGGGCTGAAAACGTTCAGCCAGAAATACCCGGCAGCCGGCAAGACCGGCACCACCAACGACTACCACGATGCCTGGTTTGTCGGTTATACCCCCCATCTGGTGACAGGTGTCTGGGTCGGCCATGACCAGCCAAGGTCCGGCGGCAAAGGTTTTACCGGAGGGGCCGTGGCTGCTCCGATCTGGGAACGGTTCATGCGGCAGGCCCTGGCCGGTAAGCCAGCGGATGATTTTACACGGCCTGATTCGGTCGTGTCGGTCAGCGTTGACCCTGTCAACGCCTTACTGGCGACACCGGCCTGCCCTGCCAAGCGGGAGGAATTTTTTGTCAGCGGTACCGAGCCGGATGACTACTGTCCCATGCATGGCGGTGAACCTGCCGCCGCTCCGGCAGCCACACCACCAGCGCCTCCAGCCCCTGCCTCCATACCCTAA
- a CDS encoding MacB family efflux pump subunit, which produces MAKPLLEIDAVVRRFSTGGQQVEVLKGIDLTIHSGEMVAIIGASGSGKSTLMNILGCLDRPSEGSYRIDGRETGSLSNDELASLRRDYFGFIFQRYHLLPHLTAIQNTEIPAIYAGANKHLRQERARKILERLGLGDRCDHRPNQLSGGQQQRVSIARALMNGGDVILADEPTGALDSKSGKEMMEVLHELHASGHTIILVTHDQQVAAHAERIIEISDGAIIRDQANPKRQASVTAALAEKVAVKQAANFLQANWGRFAEAFKMALIAMLSHRMRTLLTMLGIIIGITSVVSVVALGQGAQQKVIKDISAMGTNVIDVNPGKDWGDEDAAGIQTLVQSDLEALKAQVYVDSASPTTGGSQLLRYRNLTANASVNGVGEQYFRVKGYEIADGIAFSAADVKQQAQVVVIDQNTRKKFFSNQDPIGMILFVGSLPCRVIGITKVKDGPMGNSSNLEVWIPYTAAMNRLLGQQYFSSITVRVKDGISNPVAEQSITRLVTQRHGRKDFYTNSSDSIMKTINKTTTTLKLMISAIAVISLIVGGIGVMNIMLVSVTERTHEIGIRMAVGARQEDIMQQFLIESVLVCLLGGMIGIICSWGVAKVFSLFVTSFAMQFSLMSIVSAFLCSTMIGVIFGFLPARNAARLDPIEALARE; this is translated from the coding sequence ATGGCCAAGCCGCTCCTTGAAATAGATGCCGTGGTGCGCCGGTTCTCAACCGGTGGCCAGCAGGTGGAGGTCCTCAAGGGGATCGACCTGACCATCCATAGCGGAGAGATGGTGGCCATTATCGGTGCCTCCGGTTCGGGCAAGTCCACCCTGATGAATATCCTGGGCTGCCTGGACCGTCCCAGTGAGGGGAGCTACCGGATCGACGGCCGGGAGACCGGCAGCCTGTCAAATGACGAATTGGCCAGTCTCAGGCGTGACTACTTCGGATTTATCTTCCAGCGCTACCACCTGCTGCCCCACCTGACCGCCATTCAGAATACCGAGATACCGGCCATCTATGCCGGCGCGAACAAGCATCTCCGGCAGGAACGTGCCAGAAAGATCCTTGAACGGCTTGGCCTGGGAGACCGGTGCGATCACCGTCCCAATCAGCTTTCCGGTGGCCAGCAGCAGCGGGTCAGTATTGCCAGGGCGTTGATGAACGGCGGTGACGTCATTCTGGCGGATGAGCCAACCGGCGCCCTGGACAGCAAGAGCGGCAAAGAGATGATGGAGGTGCTGCATGAACTGCATGCCAGTGGCCATACCATCATCCTGGTTACCCACGATCAGCAGGTGGCCGCCCATGCTGAACGGATCATCGAGATCAGTGACGGTGCGATTATCCGCGACCAGGCGAACCCGAAACGGCAGGCTTCAGTAACTGCCGCACTGGCGGAAAAGGTTGCTGTCAAACAGGCGGCTAACTTCCTGCAGGCCAACTGGGGCAGATTTGCCGAAGCCTTCAAAATGGCCCTGATCGCCATGCTGTCCCACCGCATGCGGACCCTGTTGACCATGCTGGGGATCATCATCGGCATAACCTCGGTTGTTTCTGTCGTGGCTCTTGGCCAGGGAGCGCAACAAAAGGTCATCAAGGATATCAGCGCCATGGGCACGAATGTCATCGACGTCAACCCCGGCAAGGACTGGGGGGATGAAGACGCTGCCGGTATCCAGACCCTTGTGCAATCGGATCTGGAGGCCCTCAAGGCGCAGGTGTATGTAGACAGCGCCTCGCCCACAACCGGCGGCAGCCAATTGCTGCGCTACCGCAACCTGACCGCCAATGCTTCGGTGAATGGCGTCGGTGAACAGTACTTCCGGGTCAAGGGGTATGAGATTGCCGATGGCATCGCCTTCAGCGCCGCCGACGTCAAACAGCAGGCCCAGGTGGTGGTCATTGACCAGAATACGCGCAAAAAGTTCTTCAGCAACCAGGACCCGATCGGCATGATTCTGTTTGTCGGCTCGTTGCCCTGCCGGGTCATCGGTATCACCAAAGTCAAAGACGGCCCCATGGGAAACAGCTCGAATCTAGAGGTCTGGATACCCTACACGGCTGCCATGAACCGGCTCCTGGGGCAGCAGTATTTCAGCTCGATTACGGTGCGGGTCAAGGATGGCATCTCCAACCCGGTTGCAGAACAGAGTATCACCAGGCTGGTCACCCAGCGCCATGGCCGCAAGGACTTCTACACCAACAGCAGCGACAGCATCATGAAGACCATCAACAAGACCACCACCACGCTGAAGCTGATGATCTCGGCCATTGCCGTGATTTCGCTGATTGTCGGCGGCATCGGCGTCATGAATATCATGCTGGTATCGGTCACGGAGCGGACCCACGAGATCGGCATCCGGATGGCGGTCGGAGCGCGTCAGGAGGATATCATGCAGCAGTTTCTGATCGAGTCGGTTCTGGTCTGCCTGCTGGGGGGGATGATCGGCATCATCTGTTCCTGGGGCGTGGCAAAGGTGTTCTCGCTGTTCGTAACCAGTTTTGCCATGCAGTTTTCGCTCATGTCGATTGTCTCGGCCTTCCTCTGTTCAACCATGATCGGCGTCATCTTCGGCTTCCTGCCGGCCCGTAATGCGGCCCGCTTAGACCCGATCGAAGCACTAGCCAGGGAGTAA
- a CDS encoding efflux RND transporter periplasmic adaptor subunit: protein MNVPKKKQIIIAVIVIVLVTAGIAIARKFMAPAKITYITAPAVRMDLEESVLATGILKAFKTVAVGAQVNGQLKTLHVALGAKVKKGQLLAEIDPVLPQNTLKDAEAQVENLQAQKRSKQALLKQYELAYQRQGQMHAKDAGSRADLESAQAQLESTRYDISALAAQIKKAIIAVDTARANLGYTRIHAPIDGTVISIDTEEGQTVVSNQTATTILTLATLDNMTIKAKISEADVTRVKAGLPTYFTLLGDSDTRYYGKLRAIEPGPVSGSTTTGSTSSSSSSSSAIYYYGLFEVPNPDTKLKVSMTAQVAIVLNQARQALCIPVSALAERQKGGRATVKVLAGEQVEVRAIQTGISDNVQIQVVNGLREGEKVIIGDSSNLPKSDPNTTPPPPGRR from the coding sequence ATGAATGTTCCTAAAAAGAAGCAGATCATCATAGCTGTCATCGTCATTGTTCTGGTGACAGCCGGCATAGCCATTGCCAGGAAGTTCATGGCGCCGGCAAAAATTACCTACATAACGGCCCCGGCTGTCCGTATGGATCTGGAAGAGAGTGTTCTTGCCACCGGCATTCTGAAGGCATTCAAGACGGTGGCGGTAGGCGCACAGGTGAATGGGCAGCTGAAGACGCTGCACGTTGCTTTGGGGGCCAAGGTAAAAAAGGGACAGTTGCTGGCTGAAATCGATCCGGTGCTGCCGCAAAACACCCTTAAGGATGCCGAAGCCCAGGTTGAAAACCTGCAGGCACAGAAACGATCAAAACAGGCACTTTTAAAGCAGTATGAACTGGCGTATCAGCGCCAGGGGCAGATGCATGCCAAGGATGCCGGTTCCCGTGCCGATCTTGAGAGCGCGCAGGCACAACTGGAAAGCACCCGGTATGATATCTCTGCCCTTGCGGCCCAGATCAAGAAGGCAATCATTGCGGTTGATACGGCCAGGGCCAATCTTGGTTATACCCGGATCCATGCGCCGATCGACGGGACGGTCATCTCGATTGATACTGAAGAGGGGCAGACCGTGGTGTCGAATCAAACAGCCACAACGATCCTGACCCTGGCCACGCTGGACAACATGACGATCAAGGCCAAGATCTCTGAAGCGGATGTGACGAGGGTCAAGGCAGGATTGCCGACCTACTTCACCCTGTTGGGAGACAGCGATACCCGTTATTACGGGAAACTCCGGGCCATCGAACCGGGTCCGGTTTCAGGCAGCACAACAACCGGCAGCACCAGCAGTTCCAGTAGCTCCAGCTCCGCGATTTACTACTACGGACTCTTTGAGGTGCCCAACCCTGATACGAAGCTTAAGGTTTCAATGACCGCACAAGTTGCGATTGTGCTGAATCAGGCCAGGCAGGCACTCTGCATTCCGGTATCGGCCCTTGCTGAAAGGCAGAAGGGCGGCAGGGCAACCGTCAAGGTGTTGGCCGGTGAGCAGGTGGAAGTCCGGGCGATCCAGACCGGCATTTCCGACAATGTCCAGATCCAGGTCGTGAACGGGCTGCGGGAGGGGGAAAAGGTCATCATCGGTGACAGCTCCAACCTGCCGAAGAGCGATCCGAACACCACGCCCCCTCCCCCGGGGAGACGGTAG
- a CDS encoding CerR family C-terminal domain-containing protein has protein sequence MVRKKSDIKKEKLLGAASDVFAEKGFRDATVAEICSRAGANVSAVNYHFGSKEALYQETWRHSFSESLKAFPLDGGVGATASAEERLRGQLTSMIQRIADENNRDFFIAQMELINPTGLLQEVMQAELIPMRQQTLALVRELLGPEASEAEVQFCEISTISMCVHPMVMQRIARRTQGRGMPVVIEDITAFAEHVVRFALAGIKAHRIKGRTP, from the coding sequence ATGGTCAGGAAAAAATCAGACATAAAAAAAGAAAAGCTGCTTGGTGCCGCAAGTGATGTATTTGCGGAAAAAGGGTTCCGTGATGCAACGGTGGCCGAAATCTGCTCACGTGCCGGGGCGAATGTCTCCGCGGTCAACTACCACTTCGGCAGCAAGGAGGCGCTCTACCAGGAGACGTGGCGTCACTCGTTCTCAGAATCGCTCAAAGCGTTTCCCCTAGATGGTGGCGTAGGTGCGACGGCATCAGCAGAAGAGCGGTTACGGGGCCAGTTAACGTCCATGATTCAACGGATTGCTGATGAAAACAACAGAGACTTTTTCATCGCCCAGATGGAACTGATTAATCCAACCGGCCTGCTTCAGGAAGTCATGCAGGCAGAGCTTATTCCGATGAGGCAGCAGACTCTGGCCCTGGTCCGTGAACTGCTTGGACCGGAGGCCAGCGAAGCGGAGGTGCAGTTTTGCGAGATCAGTACCATCAGCATGTGCGTTCACCCCATGGTGATGCAGCGGATAGCCAGACGAACCCAGGGCCGTGGTATGCCGGTCGTCATTGAAGACATCACGGCCTTTGCCGAACACGTGGTCAGATTTGCCCTGGCCGGTATCAAGGCACACCGTATCAAAGGACGTACGCCATGA
- a CDS encoding glycogen synthase yields the protein MKKKSQGQGSTGSSQEKPLAILFAASEAAPYAKTGGLGEVVGDLPRYLHAMGHDVRVVLPRYYSIDPDRYGLKLLPGTLVVPMGIIGEMYCGVWEGRLPKSEVPVYFLEHQGLYGRDGIYGVDNVGFMDNDNRYVFLSRAALELPKFLCWQPDILHAHDWHTAAVPVFLNTSYRNDPLVGNAASILTIHNMQYQGNFYPGLMEVLDIGWEYFTFLGLEKDDQVNLLKGGIYHATLLNTVSRGYAREIQTPLYGWGLEGVLQERTADLYGILNGVDYDEWNPATDQYLPATYTADDLSGKLACKRALQRRFGLPEIDVPLFGIVSRMVPQKGTDLLAEAIHNMIRLDLQVVVVGNGEPWAHFFFGGMAHRHPDKVGCYIGYDNALAHLVEAGSDFFLMPSAFEPCGLNQMYSLAYGTPPVVRATGGLDDSVENFDESALTGDGFKFWTRSAAALYDTVGWATWTFYNNPQGLAALRKNGMAKRFTWEESACKYDALYREALRRRRGAE from the coding sequence GTGAAAAAGAAATCACAGGGGCAGGGATCAACCGGCAGCAGCCAGGAAAAACCGCTTGCTATTCTGTTTGCCGCTTCGGAGGCCGCACCCTATGCCAAGACCGGTGGCCTGGGGGAGGTGGTGGGTGATCTGCCGCGTTACCTGCACGCCATGGGCCATGATGTCCGGGTGGTGCTGCCCCGTTATTACAGTATTGATCCTGACCGCTACGGTCTGAAACTGCTGCCCGGTACCCTGGTGGTACCGATGGGGATCATCGGCGAGATGTACTGCGGGGTCTGGGAGGGCCGCCTGCCCAAGAGCGAGGTGCCGGTCTACTTTCTGGAACATCAGGGACTCTACGGTCGTGATGGCATCTATGGTGTGGACAATGTCGGGTTCATGGACAACGACAACCGTTATGTCTTCCTTTCCCGCGCTGCCCTGGAACTGCCCAAGTTTCTCTGCTGGCAGCCGGATATCCTGCATGCCCATGACTGGCATACCGCTGCCGTGCCGGTCTTCCTCAATACCAGCTACCGCAACGATCCGTTGGTGGGTAATGCCGCCTCAATCCTGACCATCCACAATATGCAATATCAGGGCAACTTCTATCCCGGTCTGATGGAGGTGCTGGATATCGGCTGGGAGTATTTCACCTTTCTGGGGCTGGAAAAGGATGATCAGGTCAACCTGCTGAAAGGGGGCATCTACCACGCCACCCTGCTGAACACGGTCAGCCGGGGCTATGCCCGCGAGATCCAGACCCCGCTCTACGGCTGGGGGCTGGAAGGGGTACTGCAGGAGCGGACTGCCGACCTGTACGGCATCCTGAACGGCGTGGATTATGACGAATGGAACCCGGCAACTGATCAGTACCTGCCTGCCACCTACACGGCAGATGACCTGTCCGGCAAGCTGGCCTGCAAGCGGGCCCTGCAGCGGCGTTTCGGCCTGCCCGAGATTGATGTCCCCCTGTTCGGGATTGTCTCGCGGATGGTGCCCCAGAAAGGGACCGACCTGCTGGCCGAGGCGATCCACAATATGATCAGGCTGGATCTGCAGGTGGTGGTGGTGGGTAATGGTGAACCGTGGGCCCATTTTTTCTTTGGCGGCATGGCCCATCGTCATCCGGACAAGGTCGGCTGTTACATCGGTTATGACAACGCCCTGGCCCACCTGGTGGAGGCCGGTTCCGACTTCTTTCTGATGCCGTCGGCCTTTGAACCGTGCGGCCTGAATCAGATGTACTCGCTGGCTTACGGTACTCCGCCGGTGGTGCGTGCCACCGGCGGTCTGGATGACAGTGTTGAGAACTTTGACGAATCCGCCCTGACCGGCGATGGTTTCAAGTTCTGGACCAGGAGCGCTGCCGCTCTGTACGATACGGTCGGCTGGGCCACCTGGACCTTCTACAACAATCCTCAAGGCCTGGCTGCGCTGCGCAAAAACGGCATGGCCAAGCGCTTTACCTGGGAGGAGTCTGCTTGCAAGTATGACGCCCTGTACCGGGAGGCGTTACGGAGAAGACGCGGTGCAGAGTAG
- a CDS encoding hybrid sensor histidine kinase/response regulator, translating into MVDHHLTTTSRTAILWALAAGCCGLLLNRFLPIELYYHLSLLLGSLLPLVVLGLLGGRFGIPAGVVAASGTLLIWLQPIPFLVLSLEIVLVALLVRRGMRLTQAVMLYWLVVGMPLILLAYLFLLDISAQAALVFALKFGLNGAFNAQIAALIIVAIHYWRFRKSGAQEHRISFVEALTLLVTAAVYIPPMIMLLVGLRGAQQQHLATMHSTVSQVTDATQALLGDWLQRRLDSVNAVAKEVAVPLGASPETRRLMSLIKQSDPVLLRLGLSDQQGKELLHLTSDVIHGSVKNMPADRSQIREPLKNGMPYLGTAVPLEGLLGAGETVATIGQPVIRGGRVVGVVTALIPVIRLQERCDFVVSRRNVRLSVLDGSGTPLAMSSGSAANKLAPGLHAVHPPKRPGVPWLALMSQAYLANRIPLNAVQQWDLVVEVPYRPGLEEINRRAIREMSMILALMLLVCMASRIATKALSLTAFRLRQVTEQLSWQISRGTMPVWPAPTFLREIDALSNNVKEMAESLGQTFFELKTVNEQLEKRIEERTKELADAKQAAEAANEAKSRFLAVMSHEIRTPMNGIMGINNLLKQSQLTPDQRELLGYASDSADALLLIINDILDFSKIEANKLELCPSVFRLGRLMESLCNMYQLVADKKGLRLVCDYDRELPELVTGDQDRLRQVLTNLLNNAIKFTRQGEVRLWVHRLSSSSADGMLRIAFQVTDSGIGIAPEKQERIFDMFSQADSSTTREFGGTGLGLAICKSLVGLMGGTIQVTSTPGVGSTFRVELPFSPAAGLAEAEGEGGQIGRRMPAVRILLAEDQAINRLVLSRLLNDLGHQVVAVENGRRLLEELAQGGYDLVITDVSMPELDGFQAVRAIRSRQLPGIDSAIPVLAMTAHALGEDRERCLESGMDGYLSKPVDIEKLVAALQQLLPEHCREGGGMTMTDSAGVSQEQVAEDPLDREYHHKNYLALGCGDVLLDVFRIYLESAPLKVEQLRTLLKTGDLEQIVSLAHGLKGESGSVGGRFIMAAAAAMEKAARAGDLEEANRLLPELEQQLQRVVAAIQQELKA; encoded by the coding sequence ATGGTTGATCATCACCTCACCACGACTTCTCGTACAGCCATCCTCTGGGCCCTGGCAGCAGGCTGCTGCGGCCTGCTGCTGAACCGTTTTCTGCCGATTGAATTGTACTATCATCTCTCCCTGCTGCTGGGATCGCTGCTGCCGCTGGTGGTACTGGGGCTGCTGGGCGGGCGTTTCGGTATTCCGGCCGGTGTGGTTGCGGCCTCCGGAACCCTGCTGATCTGGCTGCAGCCGATTCCGTTTCTGGTGCTCTCGCTGGAAATAGTGCTGGTTGCCCTGCTGGTCCGGCGCGGGATGCGCCTGACCCAGGCGGTGATGCTTTACTGGCTGGTGGTCGGCATGCCGTTGATACTGCTTGCCTACCTGTTTCTGCTGGATATCAGTGCGCAGGCCGCCCTGGTCTTTGCACTCAAGTTTGGCCTGAACGGTGCCTTTAATGCCCAGATCGCCGCACTGATAATAGTTGCGATCCACTACTGGCGTTTCAGAAAGAGCGGGGCGCAGGAACACCGGATTTCCTTTGTAGAGGCATTGACCCTGTTGGTGACTGCTGCGGTCTACATCCCGCCGATGATCATGCTGTTGGTCGGTTTGCGCGGCGCCCAGCAACAGCATCTGGCAACGATGCACAGCACTGTGTCACAGGTGACCGACGCGACACAGGCCTTGCTGGGAGATTGGCTGCAACGACGGCTTGACTCGGTTAATGCCGTGGCAAAAGAGGTGGCCGTACCCCTCGGCGCCTCACCGGAGACCAGGCGGCTGATGTCCTTGATTAAACAGAGCGATCCGGTGTTGCTGCGGCTGGGGCTGTCTGATCAGCAGGGCAAGGAACTCCTGCACCTGACAAGTGATGTCATCCACGGCAGTGTAAAAAACATGCCGGCTGACCGCTCCCAGATACGTGAGCCGCTCAAGAACGGCATGCCCTATCTGGGGACCGCGGTGCCGCTGGAAGGCTTGCTTGGAGCGGGTGAGACGGTTGCCACCATCGGCCAGCCGGTCATTCGCGGCGGACGGGTGGTCGGGGTTGTTACGGCGTTGATACCGGTGATACGGCTGCAGGAACGCTGTGATTTCGTGGTCTCCCGCCGGAATGTGCGGCTGAGTGTGCTTGACGGGAGCGGCACCCCACTGGCCATGTCGAGCGGCAGCGCAGCGAACAAGCTGGCGCCCGGACTGCATGCCGTGCATCCCCCCAAACGCCCCGGTGTCCCCTGGCTTGCGCTGATGTCGCAGGCCTACCTGGCCAACCGGATCCCGTTGAATGCGGTTCAACAGTGGGATCTGGTGGTTGAAGTACCGTACCGTCCCGGGCTGGAGGAGATCAACAGGCGCGCCATCAGGGAGATGAGTATGATCCTGGCCTTGATGCTGCTGGTCTGTATGGCCTCGCGGATTGCCACCAAGGCGCTTTCCCTGACCGCCTTCAGATTACGCCAGGTGACGGAACAACTCTCCTGGCAGATCAGCCGGGGTACCATGCCGGTCTGGCCGGCTCCCACGTTTTTGCGTGAAATTGATGCCCTGAGCAATAACGTCAAGGAAATGGCCGAGAGTCTCGGTCAGACCTTTTTTGAATTGAAGACCGTCAACGAACAGCTTGAGAAGCGTATCGAGGAGCGGACAAAGGAATTGGCTGATGCAAAACAGGCGGCTGAGGCTGCCAATGAGGCCAAAAGCCGTTTTCTGGCGGTCATGAGTCACGAAATACGCACCCCGATGAACGGTATCATGGGGATCAACAACCTGCTGAAGCAGTCACAACTTACCCCTGATCAGCGGGAACTGCTGGGTTATGCTTCGGATTCTGCCGATGCCCTGCTGCTGATTATTAACGATATCCTTGACTTTTCCAAAATTGAGGCCAACAAGCTTGAGCTGTGTCCATCGGTATTCCGGCTTGGCCGGCTGATGGAGTCACTCTGCAACATGTACCAGTTGGTTGCGGACAAAAAAGGGCTGAGGCTGGTCTGTGACTATGACCGTGAACTGCCTGAGCTGGTGACCGGTGATCAGGACCGGCTGCGCCAGGTGCTGACCAATCTGCTGAATAATGCGATAAAATTCACCCGGCAGGGCGAGGTGCGCCTGTGGGTACACCGGCTTTCTTCAAGCTCTGCTGACGGCATGTTGCGGATCGCCTTCCAGGTGACGGACAGCGGTATCGGCATCGCTCCTGAAAAACAGGAGCGGATCTTTGATATGTTCAGTCAGGCGGACAGCTCGACTACCCGTGAGTTTGGTGGCACCGGTCTGGGGCTGGCAATCTGTAAAAGTCTGGTCGGCTTGATGGGAGGAACCATACAGGTGACCTCGACGCCCGGTGTAGGCTCCACCTTCCGTGTCGAACTGCCGTTTAGCCCGGCTGCAGGACTGGCGGAAGCTGAAGGCGAAGGAGGTCAGATCGGGCGCCGGATGCCTGCCGTACGGATCCTGCTGGCAGAAGATCAGGCAATCAACCGTCTGGTGCTGAGTCGCTTGCTGAACGATCTGGGGCATCAGGTCGTGGCGGTTGAAAATGGCCGCAGACTACTTGAAGAACTGGCCCAAGGGGGCTATGATCTGGTCATAACGGACGTTTCCATGCCTGAGCTGGATGGTTTTCAGGCGGTCAGGGCCATCCGCAGCAGGCAGCTGCCGGGCATTGATTCAGCTATTCCCGTGCTGGCCATGACCGCCCATGCGTTGGGTGAAGACCGTGAACGCTGTCTGGAGAGTGGTATGGACGGCTATCTCTCCAAACCGGTTGATATTGAAAAGCTGGTGGCGGCGTTACAGCAACTGCTACCGGAGCATTGCAGGGAAGGGGGCGGGATGACCATGACTGATAGCGCTGGAGTGTCGCAGGAACAGGTGGCGGAAGATCCGCTCGACCGTGAGTATCATCACAAGAACTATCTGGCGCTGGGATGCGGAGACGTGCTGCTGGATGTCTTCCGGATTTACCTGGAGAGTGCCCCGTTGAAGGTTGAACAGCTCCGGACCCTTTTGAAAACCGGTGATCTGGAGCAGATTGTCAGCCTGGCCCACGGACTCAAAGGGGAATCAGGATCCGTGGGAGGCCGGTTTATCATGGCTGCCGCAGCTGCCATGGAAAAGGCCGCCCGTGCCGGTGATCTTGAAGAGGCAAACAGGTTGCTGCCTGAGTTGGAACAACAGTTACAGCGGGTTGTGGCGGCAATTCAGCAGGAGCTTAAGGCGTGA